The Fulvivirga ligni genome window below encodes:
- a CDS encoding YpdA family putative bacillithiol disulfide reductase, producing the protein MYDVIIIGAGPIGLACGIEAKKAGLEYVIIDKGCLVNSIYNYPLNMSFFSTSERLEIGGVPFISHANKPNRFEALEYYRRVALSWDLKLKLYEEVNSSVKEGDLFTIKTSKGTYQSRAIILATGFYDIPYMMNVPGEDLPKVKHYYDEPHPYFGQKIVVVGAANSAVDVALETYRKGAEVTMVIREDGIRDTVKYWVKPDIENRIKEESISSYFHSEIKAIREHEVDIETPEGVVTLENDFVLAMTGYKPNFSLMDSLGIAFQDDPMHTPVFNDQTQETNVENLYLAGVVCGGLKTNKWFIENSRVHADVIIADLSAKLK; encoded by the coding sequence ATGTACGATGTTATAATTATAGGTGCTGGGCCCATCGGTTTAGCCTGTGGAATAGAAGCAAAAAAGGCGGGGCTGGAATATGTGATCATAGATAAGGGCTGCCTGGTGAATTCCATTTATAATTATCCTTTGAACATGAGCTTTTTCTCTACCTCAGAAAGGTTGGAGATAGGTGGTGTACCTTTTATTTCTCATGCTAATAAGCCGAATAGATTCGAAGCCCTGGAATATTATAGAAGGGTGGCGCTAAGCTGGGATTTGAAGCTAAAGTTATATGAAGAAGTAAACTCATCAGTTAAAGAAGGGGATTTATTCACCATTAAAACTTCCAAAGGTACCTATCAGTCTAGGGCTATTATTTTGGCTACTGGCTTTTATGATATTCCTTATATGATGAATGTTCCCGGTGAAGATTTGCCTAAGGTAAAGCATTATTATGATGAGCCTCATCCATATTTTGGTCAAAAAATAGTGGTTGTAGGAGCCGCCAATAGTGCAGTAGATGTCGCACTTGAAACTTACAGAAAGGGTGCAGAAGTAACTATGGTTATCCGTGAAGACGGCATCAGAGATACTGTAAAATACTGGGTGAAGCCAGATATTGAGAATCGTATTAAGGAAGAATCTATCAGCTCATATTTTCATTCAGAGATTAAAGCTATAAGGGAGCATGAGGTGGATATTGAAACGCCGGAAGGAGTAGTAACCTTAGAAAATGACTTTGTGCTGGCCATGACTGGTTATAAGCCAAACTTCTCTCTTATGGATTCATTGGGAATTGCTTTTCAGGACGATCCTATGCACACTCCGGTTTTTAATGACCAAACGCAGGAAACTAACGTCGAAAATCTATACCTGGCGGGCGTAGTTTGTGGTGGGCTTAAAACCAACAAATGGTTTATAGAAAATAGCCGGGTTCATGCCGATGTGATAATTGCCGATTTATCAGCCAAATTGAAGTAA
- a CDS encoding cation:proton antiporter domain-containing protein — protein MEIFNSYTAIITISIVVIMSYFFNIISQKTSIPSVLLLILSGILIKLGLNYFEIPTGDVLFHILEILGIVGLIMIVLEASLDLELTWEKWPLIWKSFVVAFLTLMICSFIIAYFLQLILDLSFLTGLLYAIPLSIMSSAIVIPSVGELTDEKKEFMVYESTFSDILGIMYFYFLTGNLNNDNVNSVIWDVFSNIFITIVLSVVISYALVFIFQKVQTQVKLFLLIAVLLLLYSIGKIFHLSSLLIILIFGLVLNNYKIFFRGKLKKLLHVPSLGSILKNFHLVTIESAFVVRTFFFVIFGITIDLNSLLDLQVLLISAGIVVVILGVRAILLRSFKGRNISPEALIGPRGLITILLFFDIPLALQSDNFSSGILLYTILITSVIMAIALIASGKHIEPVEAVKMAYWQEVDKEIESIPQQEKNKSVEERQEEEKETDESTNNGTNV, from the coding sequence ATGGAAATTTTTAACTCATATACGGCCATTATCACAATCTCCATAGTGGTGATAATGTCTTACTTTTTCAATATCATATCACAAAAAACCAGTATACCGAGCGTTTTACTGCTCATTCTGTCTGGTATTCTAATAAAATTAGGGCTTAATTATTTTGAGATCCCTACGGGCGATGTGCTCTTCCATATCCTTGAAATACTGGGTATCGTAGGGTTAATCATGATCGTGCTGGAGGCCTCACTTGATTTGGAATTAACTTGGGAAAAGTGGCCGTTGATCTGGAAATCATTTGTGGTAGCCTTCCTTACTTTAATGATTTGCTCCTTTATTATAGCCTACTTTTTACAGCTCATACTAGATCTATCTTTCTTAACTGGTCTGCTTTATGCTATTCCATTATCCATTATGAGTAGTGCCATCGTTATTCCTTCTGTTGGGGAATTAACTGATGAAAAGAAAGAGTTTATGGTGTATGAAAGTACCTTTTCCGACATTCTGGGAATTATGTACTTCTATTTCCTTACCGGCAATCTTAATAATGACAATGTCAATTCAGTAATCTGGGATGTATTCTCTAACATATTCATTACCATAGTTTTATCTGTAGTAATCAGCTATGCGCTAGTTTTCATTTTTCAAAAAGTACAAACTCAGGTAAAGCTATTCTTACTTATAGCTGTACTTTTATTATTATATTCTATTGGAAAGATCTTCCACCTTTCGTCTTTATTGATCATCCTGATTTTTGGCTTGGTGCTCAATAATTATAAGATATTCTTTAGAGGGAAGCTCAAAAAGTTATTGCATGTACCTTCGCTCGGCAGTATTCTTAAGAACTTTCATCTGGTCACAATTGAATCAGCCTTTGTGGTGCGGACATTCTTCTTTGTGATCTTCGGTATAACCATTGACTTAAATTCATTATTAGACCTCCAGGTATTATTGATAAGCGCTGGAATTGTGGTGGTAATTCTCGGTGTTAGGGCCATTCTTTTACGTTCATTCAAAGGCCGCAATATAAGTCCGGAAGCACTCATAGGCCCAAGAGGACTCATTACCATTTTGCTCTTCTTTGATATTCCTCTGGCTTTGCAAAGTGATAATTTCAGCTCTGGAATATTGTTGTACACCATACTCATTACCAGCGTAATAATGGCGATAGCACTTATTGCCAGCGGCAAGCACATAGAGCCCGTAGAAGCTGTGAAAATGGCCTATTGGCAAGAAGTAGATAAAGAGATAGAAAGCATTCCCCAGCAGGAGAAAAACAAGTCTGTAGAGGAAAGGCAAGAAGAAGAGAAAGAAACCGACGAATCAACTAATAACGGAACCAATGTTTAA